A stretch of Leishmania braziliensis MHOM/BR/75/M2904 complete genome, chromosome 11 DNA encodes these proteins:
- a CDS encoding putative ABC transporter: protein MNWKSPSSSTSGSSSCDGDGSYYCGELTKGGSFLDQLLAILYRTYRQTLRTKAILFMEMFLPLMFIVITLILWAVWLPFQGHSRQFIDYMPSVSSSALLHKQLACFNSTEGGPIPGLCDCSWLTMLSNSTVLCDGNYDTIPYKNLCYVDLPFDFSHTKVNGYPVGNITGASKLVQVWINSYNTTLFVIPTLDEVIIFHWLARIGRSTTKANGNLLSASIAAGLMPNSKQSSVLCSGALYFVGNAAQVNPLLDYFRQMSVLFDEVYGGIYATAAEAEATVRATEWNWAIIELNGFDANAFDVSIRMNSTALPTFDAPYDKSYGGGFYSSRADLYAVAGFLSLQQIITEYYLKLVVGNATIGPDLPVDHYLAVAGYPSFITQPLLTTASILLPLIFVMAYLYPVSQFTKRIVLEKELRIREAMQIMGLGNTPIYISWYIAFFLPNFLVTIVSLIVIRLTYITITNSLILFLVYYLYLITCVPLAGFFSAFFSKARLASLLTPLIYFVFAMPAFAIQSANTAIIAVFCIFPPTAYAVTMLGIINHEIAGGFSNASWHDALDIPPVYLAITMMAVDFLFFNLLMLYLDNVMPKEWGTPRHPLFFIMDPVRWCFNSKPQRLEGGADGRAENGVFEDADDSEAAVQIVGLRKEYLRGGRTFVAVNNLYWGMREGEISVLLGHNGAGKTTVLNMMTGMAEPDAGDCYIYGSSVRTQLHRVRQQIGYCPQHNILWPELTCRDHLEFFGRIKGLRGWELENAVCRMLYETDLLDKMDQPAKSLSGGQKRKLSVSIAFVTCSRLIFLDEPTAGMDVGARRYTWELLRRMSEAHTIMLTTHYMDEADLLGHKIGIMSQGCLKCSGSSLFLKSRLGLGYSITMSLRDDASLDRIAKLVKSSVGGAHELGGSGCEVMYRLPNECVEQFPAFLDRLEALQDNIGVRGYSLSATTLEEIFLRLSNEDMERLRRDDPLLQMPPEVIAAQEDLIWNCEVVEGRRAMLWSQFKAMMTKRLWNGMRDRKMQFFQIVCPVICVLTAMLLSLISLSGLDAITLNKEIYPGEVVVEMNGCEELLGPNASFDNFTVRHQHYMNARNVSVYMVDTFLSQPTLRVEGLVCRDPDWANVVKVQNNVIHILNSSTYHQGPISVNSVYQALYKKYTGKGARFKLVAGTMPRTKNEKVTQDALKTILMGAIIMIPFTFLPSNVVAWVVKERECKARHLQNVSGLSFYIYWLTNFLFDIVAYIISMCLILIIFACFSRDEYVANDRIGAVFVLFFMYGLSSTTTGYMCSFFFDEHSNAQTIVMAVSFVAGFLLVMIVYIMSLLTPTMRVAKTVKWITRAVPSFAIGEGIINMAMLKQQQTALEDLTAWSMDTIGWACVYMAVEFPVFFAITLFIDHPRRRMWGQRNSYDVDAAPQMVSEEDSDVEEVREEVYQQEAEGVNDDMVRVVDLRKVYANGKVAVRNVTFSVVPGEVFGFLGTNGAGKTTTISMLCQEFIPTSGSAYVCGYDIVSESEQALQCIGYCPQFDATLDLLTVEEHLRLYAGVRGIRYEDRDGVVDALLRMCELSTYRHTLSSELSGGNRRKLSVAISLIGGPSVVFLDEPSAGMDPVARRGLWNTIEKVADNSSIVLTTHHLEEVEALAHRVAIMVDGTLRCLGDKTHLKKKFGTGFEMSIRVHSDDDMSDVHVWVKEMFPGATMNEWKGQRFVYTLPSNVALSQVFRLLQQNKERLNMTDYSVSQTSIEQVFLRISGELEEATAFRFTLEDTLALRGKKRS from the coding sequence ATGAACTGGAAATCCCCGAGCTCAAGCACTAGCGGCTCCTCTAGCTGTGACGGTGATGGCAGCTACTACTGTGGTGAGTTGACCAAAGGAGGCAGTTTCCTGGATCAACTGCTGGCGATCCTGTACCGCACCTACCGTCAGACGCTGCGCACCAAGGCGATTCTGTTTATGGAGATGTTTCTGCCGCTCATGTTCATCGTCATTACGCTGATTTTGTGGGCTGTATGGCTGCCGTTCCAAGGCCATTCGAGGCAGTTTATTGACTACATGCCCTCCGTGTCTTCTTCTGCCCTGCTGCACAAACAACTCGCCTGCTTCAACAGTACGGAGGGGGGGCCGATTCCTGGACTGTGCGACTGTTCGTGGCTGACAATGCTCAGCAATAGTACGGTCTTGTGCGATGGCAACTACGACACGATCCCGTATAAAAACCTCTGCTACGTCGACCTCCCCTTTGATTTCAGCCACACAAAAGTCAACGGCTACCCCGTTGGAAACATTACAGGGGCGAGTAAGCTTGTGCAGGTGTGGATCAACTCCTACAACACTACCTTGTTTGTGATCCCGACGCTTGATGAGGTGATCATTTTCCACTGGCTGGCTCGGATCGGAAGGTCAACAACCAAGGCCAATGGCAACCTCCTCTCCGCTAGCATCGCAGCTGGCTTGATGCCCAACTCGAAGCAGTCGTCTGTTTTGTGCTCTGGTGCCCTGTACTTCGTTGGCAACGCTGCGCAGGTGAACCCGCTGCTTGATTACTTCCGACAGATGTCAGTTCTCTTCGACGAGGTCTACGGTGGCATCTAcgctacagcagcagaggctgAGGCCACTGTACGCGCGACAGAATGGAATTGGGCCATTATCGAGCTCAACGGCTTCGACGCTAACGCGTTCGATGTGAGCATCCGCATGAACTCGACCGCACTACCGACGTTTGACGCTCCGTACGACAAGAGCTACGGCGGCGGTTTCTACAGCAGTCGCGCCGACCTCTATGCTGTCGCCGGGTTTCTGTCCCTTCAGCAGATCATCACGGAGTACTACCTGAAACTGGTCGTAGGGAATGCTACCATCGGCCCAGACTTACCGGTTGATCACTACTTAGCCGTCGCTGGCTACCCCTCCTTCATTACGCAGCCcctcctcaccactgccagcATATTGCTACCGCTCATCTTTGTCATGGCGTATCTCTACCCCGTCTCGCAGTTCACCAAGCGTATTGTGCTAGAGAAGGAGCTGCGTATTCGCGAGGCCATGCAGATCATGGGGCTCGGCAACACCCCGATCTATATTTCATGGTacatcgccttcttcttgccAAATTTCCTAGTCACAATCGTCAGCCTCATCGTGATTCGGCTGACGTACATCACGATTACGAACAGCCTCATCCTGTTCCTCGTGTACTACCTCTACCTCATCACCTGCGTGCCCCTGGCCGGgttcttctctgccttctttAGCAAAGCCCGCCTCGCCTCTTTGCTGACGCCGCTCATTTACTTCGTGTTTGCCATGCCGGCGTTCGCGATCCAGAGCGCCAATACAGCCATCATAGCCGTCTTCTGCATCTTCCCTCCCACGGCATACGCCGTTACGATGCTCGGTATTATCAATCACGAGATAGCTGGCGGCTTTTCGAACGCCAGCTGGCACGACGCTCTCGATATACCGCCGGTCTATCTGGCCATCACAATGATGGCGGTGgacttcctcttcttcaatCTGCTGATGCTGTACCTCGACAACGTCATGCCGAAGGAGTGGGGCACGCCAAGACACCCGCTCTTCTTCATCATGGACCCGGTGCGGTGGTGCTTCAACTCCAAGCCCCAGCGCCTCGAgggcggcgccgacggccGCGCCGAGAACGGCGTGTTCGAGGACGCTGACGACTCAGAGGCTGCGGTGCAGATTGTTGGGCTGCGCAAGGAGTActtgcgcggcggcaggacGTTCGTTGCGGTGAACAACCTGTACTGGGGGATGCGCGAGGGCGAGAtctcggtgctgctggggcaCAACGGCGCCGGCAAGACGACGGTGCTGAACATGATGACGGGGATGGCGGAGCCAGACGCGGGCGACTGCTACATCTACGGCAGCTCTGTCCGCACTCAGCTGCACCGAGTACGGCAGCAGATCGGCTACTGCCCGCAGCACAACATCCTGTGGCCGGAGCTGACGTGCCGCGACCACCTGGAGTTCTTTGGGCGGATCAAGGGGCTGCGCGGGTGGGAGCTGGAGAATGCTGTCTGTCGGATGCTGTACGAGACAGATCTGCTGGACAAGATGGACCAGCCCGCGAAGAGCCTGTCGGGCGGGCAGAAGCGTAAACTGTCCGTCTCCATCGCCTTCGTGACCTGCAGTCGACTGATCTTCTTGGATGAGCCGACAGCAGGCATGGACGTTGGTGCGCGCCGATACACgtgggagctgctgcgccgcatgtCAGAGGCGCACACCATCATGCTGACGACGCACTACATGGACGAGGCAGATCTGCTGGGTCACAAAATCGGGATCATGAGCCAGGGCTGTCTCAAGTGCTCCGGCAGCAGCCTGTTTCTCAAGAGCCGTCTCGGCCTTGGGTACAGCATTACGATGTCCCTCCGCGACGATGCTTCTTTGGACCGAATCGCAAAGCTGGTGAAGTCCTCAGTGGGCGGCGCGCACGAGCTTGGAGGGAGCGGGTGTGAGGTGATGTATCGACTGCCTAACGAGTGCGTCGAACAGTTTCCGGCGTTTCTGGATCGTCTGGAGGCCCTGCAGGACAACATCGGTGTTCGTGGCTACTCGCTGTCGGCGacgacgctggaggagataTTTCTTCGCTTGTCGAACGAGGACATGGAACGGCTACGCAGGGACGACCCTCTTCTGCAAATGCCTCCGGAGGTCATCGCTGCTCAGGAGGACCTCATCTGGAACTGCGAGGTCGTAGAGGGACGACGGGCGATGTTATGGTCGCAGTTCaaggcgatgatgacgaaGCGCTTGTGGAATGGCATGCGGGACCGCAAGATGCAATTTTTCCAGATAGTGTGCCCGGTGATTTGCGTTCTTACGGCGATGCTGCTCTCGCTCATCTCACTCAGTGGCCTTGACGCCATCACGCTGAACAAGGAGATCTACCccggagaggtggtggtggagatgAACGGCTGTGAGGAGCTGCTAGGCCCCAACGCTTCCTTTGACAACTTTACCGTGCGGCACCAACACTACATGAATGCGAGGAACGTGTCTGTTTATATGGTGGACACATTTTTATCTCAGCCCACGCTGCGCGTGGAGGGGCTCGTGTGCCGCGATCCGGATTGGGCAAACGTGGTGAAGGTGCAGAACAATGTGATACACATATTGAACTCATCCACCTATCACCAGGGGCCGATCTCCGTAAACTCCGTGTACCAGGCACTCTACAAGAAGTACACGGGCAAAGGTGCGCGCTTTAAGCTGGTCGCTGGCACAATGCCGCGGACCAAGAACGAGAAGGTGACGCAGGACGCGCTCAAGACAATTCTCATGGGCGCCATTATCATGATTCCGTTCACGTTTCTGCCGTCGAACGTGGTGGCGTgggtggtgaaggagcgGGAGTGCAAAGCACGGCACTTGCAGAATGTCTCAGGGCTGAGCTTCTACATCTACTGGCTCACGAATTTTCTCTTTGATATCGTCGCCTACATCATCTCCATGTGTCTCATCCTCATCATCTTCGCGTGCTTCAGCCGCGATGAGTACGTGGCCAACGATCGTATCGGCGCTGTGTTCGTATTGTTCTTCATGTACGGTCTctcgagcaccaccacgggGTACATGTGCAGCTTCTTCTTCGACGAACACTCCAACGCTCAAACGATTGTGATGGCGGTCAGCTTTGTCGCCGGTTTTCTTCTCGTCATGATAGTGTACATCATGTCTCTCCTCACACCGACCATGAGGGTAGCCAAGACTGTCAAGTGGATCACGCGCGCCGTGCCGAGCTTTGCCATTGGTGAGGGTATCATCAACATGGCgatgctgaagcagcagcagacggccCTCGAAGATTTGACGGCGTGGTCGATGGACACGATCgggtgggcgtgtgtgtacatGGCAGTCGAGTTTCCGGTTTTCTTCGCAATCACCCTCTTCATTGACCACCCTCGACGGCGCATGTGGGGTCAGCGTAATAGCTACGATGTCGACGCCGCGCCACAGATGGTGTCGGAAGAGGACTCCGATGTGGAAGAGGTGCGTGAGGAGGTGTACcagcaggaggcggagggtgTCAACGATGACATGGTGCGCGTGGTGGACCTGCGAAAGGTATACGCCAACGGCAAAGTGGCGGTGCGCAACGTGACGTTTTCGGTGGTCCCCGGTGAGGTGTTTGGCTTTCTCGGCACGAATGGTGCCggcaagacgacgacgatctCGATGCTGTGCCAGGAGTTCATACcgacgagcggcagcgcgtacgtgtgcggGTACGACATTGTCAGTGAGAGCGAGCAGGCACTCCAGTGCATCGGGTACTGCCCGCAGTTCGACGCGACGCTGGACCTgctgacggtggaggagcacCTGCGCCTATACGCTGGCGTTCGAGGTATTCGTTACGAAGACCGCGATGGCGTCGTCGATGCCTTGCTGCGCATGTGCGAACTTTCCACGTATCGCCACACACTGTCCTCGGAGCTTTCGGGCGGCAACCGGCGCAAGCTGTCTGTGGCCATATCCCTCATTGGTGGCCCAAGCGTAGTCTTTCTCGATGAGCCGTCGGCCGGCATGGACCccgtggcgcggcgcgggTTGTGGAACACAATCGAGAAGGTAGCGGACAACAGCTCCATTGTGCTGACGACGCACCacctggaggaggtggaggcgcttgCGCATCGCGTGGCAATCATGGTGGACGGCACTCTGCGGTGCCTTGGCGACAAGACGCACCTCAAGAAGAAGTTCGGCACGGGCTTTGAGATGAGCATCCGTGTGCATTCAGATGACGACATGTCTGATGTGCATGTATGGGTGAAAGAAATGTTCCCCGGGGCGACAATGAATGAGTGGAAGGGCCAGAGGTTTGTCTACACGTTGCCGTCCAACGTCGCCCTCTCGCAAGTAttccgcctgctgcagcagaaCAAGGAGAGGCTCAACATGACGGACTACAGCGTGTCGCAGACCTCGATCGAGCAGGTCTTCCTGAGGATCAGCggagagctggaggaggcgacagCGTTTCGTTTCACGCTGGAGGACACCCTCGCGCTGAGAGGCAAGAAGCGCTCTTAG
- a CDS encoding putative tatD related deoxyribonuclease — translation MTTLPPNGAQWRLIDIGVNLTDKMYSGVYNGRRCHTLDIESVLQRAVKVGVRGLLLTGGNLKESKAVIDMCSRYTSDEVQCLCTVGCHPTRCQEFVADPDGYLKALDDLIHTHSVHVGGCVASVGEIGLDYDRLFFCSKEIQKEYFEKQLVMAKRHRLPLFLHERNTGGDFMALLKPHLPDLAGGVVHSFTGTSAELQEYLDANLYIGVNGCSLKTAENLKVVQAIPLDRLMLETDAPWCEIRNTHASKALLMAAARRASLQQSVSDAVLSAFSTCRKDNFKDGCVVKGRNEPSALVQILEVVYELCRDEVSSMAQLAELVLMNTRKLFPFAASAM, via the coding sequence ATGACGACTCTGCCGCCGAACGGTGCTCAGTGGCGGCTCATCGACATTGGCGTGAACCTCACAGACAAAATGTACAGTGGGGTGTACAAtgggcgccgctgccataCGTTGGATATCGAatcggtgctgcagcgggctGTGAAAGTCGGGGTTCGGGGTCTCCTACTCACAGGTGGCAACTTAAAGGAAAGCAAGGCTGTGATCGACATGTGCTCACGCTACACCTCCGACGAGGTACAGTGTCTTTGCACCGTAGGCTGTCACCCCACACGATGCCAAGAGTTTGTGGCCGATCCGGACGGCTACCTCAAGGCCCTTGATGACCTCATCCACACGCACTCCGTTCATGTCGGCGGTTGCGTTGCGTCAGTGGGGGAGATCGGCCTCGACTACGACCGTCTGTTTTTCTGCTCGAAGGAAATTCAGAAGGAGTACTTCGAAAAACAACTCGTGATGGCGAAGCGTCATCGCTTGCCACTGTTCTTGCACGAACGCAACACAGGCGGTGACTTCATGGCGTTGCTCAAGCCGCATCTTCCCGACCTCGCTGGTGGCGTCGTCCATAGCTTCACCGGCACCAgtgcggagctgcaggagtaCTTGGATGCTAACCTGTACATTGGTGTGAACGGGTGCAGCCTCAAGACAGCAGAGAACCTCAAGGTAGTTCAGGCGATCCCGCTGGATCGATTGATGCTGGAGACGGACGCACCGTGGTGCGAGATCAGAAATACACATGCCTCCAAGGCGCTCTTGATGGCTGCGGCAAGGCGCGCCTCATTACAGCAGAGTGTCTCAGACGCCGTCCTCTCCGCCTTTTCGACGTGCCGCAAAGACAATTTTAAGGACGGGTGTGTCGTGAAAGGGCGCAATGAACCGAGCGCACTTGTGCAGATCCTCGAAGTAGTCTACGAGCTGTGCCGCGATGAGGTATCCTCCATGGCGCAGCTGGCTGAATTGGTCCTGATGAACACGCGAAAGCTGTTCCCCTTTGCTGCTTCTGCCATGTGA